In Streptomyces sp. NBC_00448, the following are encoded in one genomic region:
- a CDS encoding DUF3263 domain-containing protein translates to MTEQGGEAAQTDPGTDTAANTDTDTVGGSPGLSAQDLAVLDLAGRNWTGPGPRDRAIRERLGISPTAFFQHLNALLDDPRALRAAPTTVNRWRLTRQRRSENR, encoded by the coding sequence GTGACCGAGCAGGGCGGCGAAGCCGCACAGACGGACCCCGGTACGGATACGGCTGCGAACACGGATACGGATACGGTCGGCGGTTCCCCCGGGCTCTCCGCGCAGGACCTGGCGGTGCTCGACCTCGCCGGCCGGAACTGGACCGGGCCCGGTCCGCGCGACCGGGCGATCCGGGAACGGCTCGGCATCTCCCCGACCGCGTTCTTCCAGCACCTCAACGCCCTCCTCGACGACCCCCGCGCCCTCCGGGCCGCCCCGACCACGGTCAACCGCTGGCGCCTGACAAGACAACGCCGCTCAGAAAACCGCTGA
- the thrC gene encoding threonine synthase, whose translation MAAQTVASTTTTDSALGAQGAQDAGAPAPFGPAAALSCRECGTRYPLSPVFACLECFGPLEVAYDLPTGDPEALRARIEAGPTNIWRYAPLLPVPVDVATKPNLNPGWTKLVKADNLARELGITGGLHVKDDSGNPTHSFKDRVVAIALEAARTFGLTTLSCSSTGNLAGAVGAAAARAGFRSCVFIPHDLEAGKVVMAAVYGGELVGIEGSYDDVNRFCSELIGDPIGEGWGFVNVNLRPYYGEGSKTLAYEIAEQLGWRLPDNLVIPIASGSQLTKIDKGLKELIALGLVEEKPYKIYGAQAEGCSPVSAAFKAGHDVVRPVKPDTIAKSLAIGNPADGPYVLDIARRTGGAVEDVNDEQIVDAIKLLARTEGIFAETAGGVTVGVLKKLIESGQLDPAAETVVLNTGDGLKTLDAVAPTTGPTATIRPTLAAFREAGLA comes from the coding sequence ATGGCTGCGCAAACCGTCGCAAGTACCACCACCACCGACTCCGCCCTCGGCGCCCAGGGTGCCCAGGACGCCGGAGCACCCGCACCGTTCGGACCGGCCGCCGCGCTGTCCTGCCGGGAGTGCGGCACCCGCTATCCGCTGAGCCCGGTCTTCGCCTGCCTGGAGTGTTTCGGGCCGCTCGAAGTGGCCTACGACCTTCCGACCGGCGACCCCGAGGCGCTGCGCGCGCGGATCGAGGCCGGGCCGACCAACATCTGGCGGTACGCCCCGCTGCTGCCGGTGCCGGTCGACGTCGCCACCAAGCCGAACCTCAACCCCGGCTGGACCAAGCTCGTCAAGGCCGACAACCTCGCCCGCGAACTGGGCATCACCGGCGGCCTGCACGTCAAGGACGACTCCGGCAACCCCACCCACTCCTTCAAGGACCGGGTGGTCGCGATCGCGCTGGAGGCCGCCCGCACCTTCGGGCTCACCACGCTGTCCTGCTCCTCCACCGGCAACCTGGCCGGCGCGGTCGGCGCCGCAGCCGCCCGGGCGGGCTTCCGCTCCTGCGTGTTCATCCCGCACGACCTGGAGGCCGGCAAGGTCGTGATGGCCGCGGTCTACGGCGGCGAACTGGTCGGCATCGAGGGCTCCTACGACGACGTGAACCGCTTCTGCTCCGAGCTGATCGGCGACCCGATCGGCGAGGGCTGGGGTTTCGTCAACGTCAACCTGCGGCCGTACTACGGCGAGGGCTCCAAGACGCTCGCCTACGAGATCGCCGAGCAGCTCGGCTGGCGGCTGCCCGACAACCTGGTCATCCCGATCGCGTCCGGCTCGCAGCTCACCAAGATCGACAAGGGCCTCAAGGAACTGATCGCGCTCGGCCTGGTCGAGGAGAAGCCCTACAAGATCTACGGTGCCCAGGCGGAGGGGTGCTCCCCGGTGTCGGCGGCCTTCAAGGCCGGGCACGACGTCGTGCGGCCGGTGAAGCCGGACACCATCGCCAAGTCGCTGGCGATCGGCAACCCGGCGGACGGCCCGTACGTCCTGGACATCGCCCGGCGCACCGGCGGGGCCGTGGAGGACGTGAACGACGAGCAGATCGTGGACGCGATCAAGCTGCTCGCGCGGACCGAGGGCATCTTCGCCGAGACCGCGGGCGGTGTGACCGTCGGCGTGCTGAAGAAGCTGATCGAGTCCGGGCAGCTCGACCCGGCCGCCGAGACCGTCGTGCTCAACACCGGCGACGGACTGAAGACCCTGGACGCGGTGGCGCCGACCACCGGACCGACCGCGACCATTCGCCCGACCCTTGCCGCATTCCGAGAGGCTGGCCTCGCATGA
- a CDS encoding alpha,alpha-trehalose-phosphate synthase (UDP-forming), protein MEGSSQGARILVASNRGPVSYTVAADGTLGSRRGGGGVVSGLSAIGPDAGAVWVCAALSEGDREAVRRGVAEPGVRMIAVPPEVFHSAYNDIANSVLWFVHHLLYQTPFEPVFDEEFRGQWAAYEAYNAAFADTLAQEAAEGAAVLVQDYHLALVPALLRERRPDLRIGHFSHTPWAPPDYFRLLPDDVAAHLLEGILGADRAAFLTRRWAAAFAACCADVLGAEVSADGEAVTYRGRTTRLGVHGLGADGEFLRERSQRPDVGERMAALRAEAGPGRRLIVRVDRTELSKNIVRGLHAYRQLLTEHPGWRERVVHVAFAYPSRQDLAIYREYTAEVARVATAINDDFGTDGWTPVILKVDDDFARSLAAYRLADVALVNPIRDGMNLVAKEVPVVSDQGVALVLSREAGAFEELGDDAFTVNPYDIRATAVALNLALTLPEADRADRTKRLAAAATALPPSQWFLDQLHALGG, encoded by the coding sequence ATGGAGGGATCTTCGCAGGGTGCCCGGATTCTGGTCGCGTCGAACCGCGGCCCGGTGTCGTACACCGTGGCAGCCGACGGCACCCTGGGGAGCCGTCGCGGTGGCGGCGGCGTCGTCTCGGGGCTGAGCGCGATCGGCCCGGACGCGGGCGCCGTGTGGGTGTGCGCGGCGCTCTCGGAGGGTGACCGGGAGGCGGTGCGGCGCGGCGTCGCCGAGCCCGGGGTGCGGATGATCGCGGTGCCGCCGGAGGTGTTCCACTCGGCGTACAACGACATCGCGAACTCGGTGCTGTGGTTCGTGCACCACCTGCTCTACCAGACCCCGTTCGAGCCGGTCTTCGACGAGGAGTTCCGCGGCCAGTGGGCCGCCTACGAGGCGTACAACGCGGCGTTCGCCGACACGCTCGCCCAGGAGGCCGCCGAGGGCGCCGCCGTCCTCGTGCAGGACTACCACCTCGCGCTGGTGCCCGCGCTGCTCCGCGAGCGCCGCCCCGACCTGCGGATCGGCCACTTCTCGCACACGCCGTGGGCCCCGCCGGACTACTTCCGCCTGCTGCCCGACGACGTGGCCGCGCACCTGCTCGAAGGCATCCTCGGCGCCGACCGGGCCGCGTTCCTCACCCGCCGCTGGGCCGCCGCGTTCGCCGCGTGCTGCGCCGACGTGCTGGGCGCCGAGGTATCCGCCGACGGCGAGGCGGTCACGTACCGCGGCCGGACCACCCGGCTGGGCGTGCACGGACTGGGCGCCGACGGGGAGTTCCTGCGCGAGCGCTCGCAGCGGCCCGACGTCGGCGAGCGGATGGCGGCGCTGCGCGCGGAGGCCGGGCCGGGGCGGCGGCTGATCGTCCGGGTGGACCGCACCGAGCTGTCGAAGAACATCGTGCGCGGCCTGCACGCCTACCGGCAGCTCCTCACCGAGCACCCGGGTTGGCGCGAGCGCGTGGTGCACGTCGCCTTCGCCTACCCGTCGCGGCAGGACCTGGCGATCTACCGGGAGTACACCGCGGAGGTCGCCCGGGTGGCCACCGCGATCAACGACGACTTCGGCACCGACGGGTGGACGCCGGTCATCCTCAAGGTCGACGACGACTTCGCCCGCTCGCTCGCGGCCTACCGCCTCGCCGACGTGGCGCTCGTCAACCCGATCCGCGACGGCATGAACCTCGTCGCCAAGGAGGTCCCGGTCGTCTCCGACCAGGGGGTCGCGCTCGTGCTGTCCCGCGAGGCGGGCGCCTTCGAGGAGTTGGGGGACGACGCCTTCACCGTCAACCCCTACGACATCCGCGCGACCGCCGTCGCCCTCAACCTCGCGCTCACCCTCCCCGAGGCCGACCGTGCCGACCGCACCAAGCGCCTCGCCGCGGCAGCCACCGCGCTCCCCCCGAGCCAGTGGTTCCTCGACCAACTCCACGCGCTCGGCGGGTAG
- a CDS encoding glucosyl-3-phosphoglycerate synthase gives MLDEVEHWLRGRSWSAADRPLDLLLAAKRAAGSQGTVSVVLPALDEEDTVGAIVAAIRRDLMSAQVPLVDELVVVDSGSTDRTAEVAAAAGARVVDRDAILPRLPAVPGKGEVLWRSLLVTSGEIVCFVDADLRGFDARFVSGIVGPLLTEPAVQLVKAMYDRPLETGGTVVPAGGGRVTELVARPLLNLHWPQLAGFVQPLGGEYAARRSLLERLPFPVGYGVELGMLIDALGLVGLDALGQVDVGVRHHRHQDGQALGRMAAAIYRTAQVRLARGQLVRPRLTQFGRSGAAFVPSTHPVDTEERPPMSVLPEYLARRAA, from the coding sequence GTGCTCGACGAGGTGGAGCACTGGCTGCGCGGGAGGTCGTGGTCGGCCGCCGACCGGCCGCTTGACCTGCTGCTCGCCGCCAAACGCGCGGCCGGCAGCCAGGGCACGGTCAGCGTGGTGCTGCCGGCGCTGGACGAGGAGGACACCGTCGGTGCCATCGTGGCCGCGATCCGCCGGGACCTGATGTCCGCGCAAGTGCCGCTGGTGGACGAGCTGGTCGTCGTCGACTCCGGCTCGACCGACCGTACGGCCGAGGTCGCCGCCGCGGCGGGCGCCCGCGTGGTCGACCGGGACGCGATCCTGCCGCGGCTGCCGGCCGTGCCCGGCAAGGGCGAGGTGCTGTGGCGGTCGCTGCTGGTGACCAGCGGCGAGATCGTCTGCTTCGTCGACGCGGACCTGCGCGGGTTCGACGCCCGCTTCGTCTCCGGGATCGTCGGGCCGCTGCTCACCGAGCCCGCCGTGCAGCTGGTCAAGGCGATGTACGACCGCCCGCTGGAGACCGGCGGGACCGTGGTGCCCGCGGGCGGCGGCCGCGTCACCGAACTCGTCGCCCGCCCCCTGCTCAACCTGCACTGGCCGCAGCTGGCCGGCTTCGTCCAGCCGCTCGGCGGCGAGTACGCGGCCCGCCGCTCGCTGCTCGAACGGCTCCCGTTCCCGGTCGGGTACGGCGTCGAACTCGGCATGCTCATCGATGCGTTGGGCCTGGTCGGGCTGGACGCGCTCGGGCAGGTCGACGTCGGGGTGCGCCATCACCGGCACCAGGACGGCCAGGCGCTCGGGCGGATGGCGGCGGCGATCTACCGGACCGCGCAGGTCCGGCTCGCCCGGGGACAGCTGGTACGGCCGCGGCTCACGCAGTTCGGCCGCTCCGGCGCCGCCTTCGTCCCCAGCACCCACCCGGTCGACACGGAGGAGCGGCCCCCCATGAGCGTCCTGCCGGAATACCTCGCCCGCCGAGCGGCGTAG
- a CDS encoding nuclear transport factor 2 family protein: protein MPTRTPRETVEGFLAATIGEDPGALADFYAPHVVIDMPFAPPELYPARTETTREELRSRFRAGAAVRRYETVRDVRLHETGDPEQVVAEYTLDGRLLTGDAPFTLSFAMFLTIRDGHIVHTRDYADPLAGAKALGRLPELLTALGAPAPGPDPTTASPDGVVSGEDRVAVTDLLALHGHLTDAGELDRLDEVFSSDIVYDLTGLTPARGTLRGLDALVDAAHALGPANPVGHHVTNTVVRAGEHADRAYARSKGIGVMADGTSGSVTYDDTLVRGPRGWRVTHRRITSR, encoded by the coding sequence ATGCCCACGCGCACGCCCCGCGAGACCGTCGAGGGGTTCCTCGCCGCCACCATCGGCGAGGACCCCGGCGCCCTCGCCGACTTCTACGCCCCGCACGTCGTCATCGACATGCCCTTCGCCCCGCCCGAGTTGTATCCGGCCCGCACCGAGACCACCCGCGAGGAGCTACGGTCCCGGTTCCGCGCGGGTGCGGCCGTCCGCCGCTACGAGACCGTGCGGGACGTACGGTTGCACGAGACCGGCGACCCCGAACAGGTCGTCGCCGAGTACACGTTGGACGGCCGCCTGCTCACCGGCGACGCGCCCTTCACCCTCTCCTTCGCGATGTTCCTGACCATCCGCGACGGCCACATCGTGCACACCCGCGACTACGCCGACCCGCTGGCCGGGGCGAAGGCACTCGGCCGCCTGCCCGAACTCCTCACGGCCCTCGGGGCGCCGGCACCCGGGCCGGACCCAACCACCGCGAGCCCGGACGGCGTTGTCAGCGGCGAGGACCGGGTCGCCGTCACCGACCTGCTGGCCCTGCACGGCCACCTCACCGACGCCGGTGAACTCGACCGGCTGGACGAGGTGTTCAGCTCCGACATCGTCTACGACCTCACCGGACTCACCCCGGCCCGCGGCACCCTGCGCGGGCTCGACGCCCTCGTCGACGCCGCCCACGCCCTCGGCCCGGCGAACCCCGTCGGCCACCACGTCACCAACACGGTCGTCCGCGCCGGCGAACACGCGGACCGGGCCTACGCCCGGTCCAAGGGGATCGGCGTCATGGCCGACGGCACCAGCGGGAGCGTCACCTACGACGACACCCTCGTACGCGGCCCGCGCGGTTGGCGCGTCACGCACCGCAGGATCACCTCGCGGTGA
- a CDS encoding ArsR/SmtB family transcription factor, whose product MLRVHFTAADVARLRVAPAGPLTECMVALSTAQLPCRTPLLGGWRARVRDRLPPDARTLALAWAEPRRALDLFTALGADAELDEGIADLLAGPRRLREELRLYPPKFLERQPDWLMSGIGGGGATAARVSGALNSAFSTAIGPYWDRLQGALSGQLASYGRAMASGGVDALFARLGPWLRWSPPVLEIAAEPAWSTRDVRLGGQGLALVPSFFCDAPQMFRPTEGGEAMLIHPVPLESSDVARVLAPPPSARRSALAALLGHTRAAVLEAVDDGTTTGELARRLAISPSSASKHATVLREAGLLTSRREREHVWHTLTPAAVHLLNSVPGAGA is encoded by the coding sequence GTGCTGAGGGTCCATTTCACCGCCGCGGACGTCGCACGGCTGCGGGTGGCTCCCGCCGGGCCGTTGACGGAGTGCATGGTCGCGCTGTCGACGGCGCAACTGCCGTGCCGCACACCGCTGCTGGGTGGGTGGCGGGCGCGGGTGCGGGACCGGTTGCCGCCGGACGCGCGAACGCTGGCGCTGGCCTGGGCGGAGCCGCGGCGGGCGCTGGACCTGTTCACGGCCCTGGGCGCGGACGCCGAACTGGACGAGGGCATAGCGGATCTGCTGGCGGGACCGCGCCGGTTACGGGAGGAGCTCAGGCTGTATCCGCCCAAGTTCCTCGAACGCCAGCCGGATTGGCTGATGAGCGGGATCGGGGGCGGCGGCGCCACGGCGGCACGGGTGTCGGGAGCGCTCAACTCGGCCTTCTCGACGGCGATCGGCCCTTACTGGGACCGGCTGCAGGGTGCACTGTCCGGTCAACTGGCCTCGTACGGTCGGGCGATGGCGAGCGGTGGGGTGGACGCGCTGTTCGCGCGGCTCGGGCCGTGGCTGCGCTGGTCGCCACCGGTGCTGGAGATCGCCGCCGAACCGGCCTGGAGCACCAGAGACGTTCGGCTGGGCGGGCAGGGTCTGGCCCTGGTGCCGTCGTTCTTCTGCGACGCCCCGCAGATGTTCAGGCCCACCGAGGGCGGTGAGGCCATGCTGATCCACCCAGTGCCGCTGGAGTCGTCCGACGTCGCCCGCGTCCTCGCCCCGCCGCCGTCGGCACGGCGCTCGGCGCTGGCCGCGCTGCTCGGCCACACCCGCGCCGCGGTACTGGAGGCGGTCGACGACGGCACCACCACCGGGGAGTTGGCGCGGCGGCTGGCCATCTCCCCGTCGAGCGCGAGCAAGCACGCGACGGTGCTGCGCGAGGCGGGCCTGCTCACCTCCCGTCGCGAGCGCGAGCACGTCTGGCACACCCTCACCCCCGCGGCCGTGCACCTGCTCAACTCCGTCCCGGGCGCGGGTGCGTAG
- the otsB gene encoding trehalose-phosphatase has translation MAYAETFTPHTPEGKDALTALLAHPERAVVALDFDGTLAPIVPDPEQARAHPGAAGALARLAPHLAAAAIITGRPAGVAVRYGGFAGVPGLEHLVVLGHYGAERWDPRSGEVHAPAAHPGVTAVRAELPGFLESIGAWRGTWIEDKGGRAVAVHTRRTEDPDAAFEALRVPLGELAARHGLVVEPGRYVLELRPPGVDKGVALAAYLREVGAGSVLYAGDDLGDLAAYAAVAELRAQGLPGLLVASAGAEETPKEVLSQADLTVDGPSGVVALLNHLADELG, from the coding sequence ATGGCTTACGCCGAGACGTTCACCCCGCACACCCCCGAGGGCAAGGACGCTCTGACCGCGTTGCTGGCCCACCCCGAACGTGCCGTCGTCGCGCTGGACTTCGACGGCACGCTCGCCCCCATCGTGCCGGACCCCGAACAGGCCCGTGCCCACCCGGGCGCGGCAGGAGCGCTGGCCCGGCTCGCCCCGCACCTGGCCGCGGCGGCGATCATCACCGGCCGCCCGGCGGGGGTCGCCGTACGATACGGCGGCTTCGCCGGGGTCCCCGGCCTGGAGCACCTCGTGGTCCTCGGCCACTACGGCGCCGAGCGCTGGGACCCCCGCAGCGGCGAGGTGCACGCGCCCGCCGCGCACCCCGGCGTCACCGCCGTCCGTGCCGAACTGCCCGGCTTCCTGGAGTCGATCGGCGCGTGGCGCGGCACCTGGATCGAGGACAAGGGCGGCCGCGCGGTCGCCGTCCACACCCGCCGCACCGAGGACCCGGACGCCGCGTTCGAGGCGCTGCGCGTGCCGCTGGGCGAACTCGCCGCGCGGCACGGCCTCGTGGTCGAACCCGGCCGCTACGTCCTCGAACTGCGCCCGCCCGGCGTGGACAAGGGCGTGGCCCTCGCCGCGTACCTCCGCGAGGTCGGCGCGGGCAGCGTGCTGTACGCCGGCGACGACCTCGGCGACCTCGCCGCGTACGCCGCCGTCGCGGAACTGCGTGCCCAGGGCCTGCCCGGGCTCCTCGTCGCCAGCGCGGGCGCCGAGGAGACCCCCAAGGAGGTGCTGTCGCAGGCCGACCTCACCGTCGATGGCCCGTCCGGCGTCGTCGCTCTCCTCAACCACCTGGCCGACGAACTGGGTTGA
- a CDS encoding TetR/AcrR family transcriptional regulator: MPETRPLRADAQRNRDRLLEVAREAFATEGIAVPLDVIARRAGVGPGTLYRHFPTKEALFEAVVHDRLHQLIHRARELGSADGDFGGDPGTALAAFLDHLLRESAPKQDLVDALVGSGVDIQDAVMATAAVLREEIAGLLARAQAAGTVRADLTAADLMALVSAFLHAMRPRSATPADPARLLSVLLDGLAPKPPVSEPVGDADS, encoded by the coding sequence GTGCCGGAGACGAGGCCGCTGCGGGCCGACGCGCAGCGCAACCGGGACCGACTGCTGGAGGTCGCCCGGGAGGCGTTCGCGACCGAGGGCATCGCGGTGCCGCTCGACGTGATCGCCCGGCGCGCGGGGGTGGGCCCCGGCACCCTCTACCGGCACTTCCCCACGAAGGAAGCCCTGTTCGAGGCCGTCGTGCACGACCGGCTGCACCAGCTCATCCACCGCGCCCGCGAACTCGGCAGCGCGGACGGCGACTTCGGCGGCGACCCCGGGACCGCGCTGGCCGCCTTCCTCGACCACCTGCTGCGCGAGTCCGCGCCCAAGCAGGACCTCGTCGACGCGCTGGTCGGCTCCGGCGTCGACATCCAGGACGCGGTGATGGCCACCGCCGCCGTCCTCCGCGAGGAGATCGCCGGGCTGCTCGCGCGCGCCCAGGCCGCCGGCACCGTCCGCGCCGACCTCACCGCCGCCGACCTGATGGCGCTGGTCTCCGCCTTCCTCCACGCCATGCGCCCGCGCTCGGCCACCCCCGCCGACCCGGCCCGGCTGCTGTCGGTCCTCCTCGACGGCCTGGCCCCGAAGCCCCCGGTGTCCGAGCCGGTTGGCGACGCCGACTCCTGA
- a CDS encoding TetR/AcrR family transcriptional regulator, producing the protein MHDGSNASGSDGGAPGPTATHPSGDPAPTRRRGAELEADLLEAAWAELRAVGYARLTMEGVAARAHTGKQVLYRRWPNRAALVVAAMRHNVGSIADHVPETGGLRGDALAVLAAMAERQRQIGSDTLHGLMAEAADLDTQAFVIMHDVMAAVLRRAAERGEIPTAELPPRVTTVAVNLLRNELLFTREPLGARVLEEIVDDVFLPLARGGAAAGGADTTGGATR; encoded by the coding sequence GTGCACGACGGCAGCAACGCAAGCGGCAGCGACGGCGGCGCCCCCGGGCCTACGGCGACGCACCCCTCGGGCGACCCCGCCCCCACCCGCCGGCGCGGCGCCGAACTGGAGGCGGACCTGCTCGAAGCCGCGTGGGCGGAACTCCGCGCGGTCGGCTACGCCCGGCTGACCATGGAGGGCGTGGCCGCCCGTGCGCACACCGGGAAGCAGGTGCTGTACCGGCGGTGGCCGAACCGCGCGGCCCTGGTCGTCGCCGCGATGCGGCACAACGTCGGGTCGATCGCGGACCACGTCCCCGAGACGGGAGGGCTGCGCGGCGACGCGCTCGCCGTGCTCGCCGCCATGGCCGAGCGGCAGCGGCAGATCGGCAGCGACACCCTGCACGGCCTGATGGCCGAAGCCGCCGATCTCGACACCCAGGCGTTCGTGATCATGCACGACGTCATGGCGGCGGTGCTGCGGCGGGCCGCCGAGCGGGGCGAGATCCCGACCGCCGAACTGCCGCCCCGCGTCACCACGGTCGCGGTGAACCTGCTGCGCAACGAACTCCTCTTCACCCGGGAGCCGTTGGGCGCGCGCGTCCTGGAGGAGATCGTCGACGACGTGTTCCTGCCGCTGGCCCGCGGTGGGGCGGCGGCCGGTGGAGCGGATACGACCGGTGGCGCCACGCGCTAG
- a CDS encoding MDR family MFS transporter has translation MSAVSGTEGRPAGGAGGDTASRRVDPALVKLALILVLGALAPLLDSTIVNVALRTLGRDLGASVATIQWVGTGYLLAVASAIPAAGWTAERFGAKRMWLVSLLLFLTGSVLCGAAWNVGSLVVFRVIQGIGGGLMLPILQTLLLRAAAGRPLGRLMAVITLPALAGPILGPVAGGLIVGHLDWRWIFYVNPPICLAALHLAWRHLPADTPTRVQRLDVTGLLLLSPGLAALVYALATAGTGAAARTRVLLPLALGALLLCAFTLRALRVRGPLLDLRLFRSRGFAASSALLFLSGFALFGSMLLLPLYYQQVRGASVVAAGLLLVPQGVGSLLARPAGGLADRIGPRPVVLAGFALTALGTLPFAFAARHPPGLLLAAALVVRGFGLSAANIAIMLGAYRGLGRADIPHAGVITRIAQQLGGSFGAALLAVLLQSALRHHGTGSAYGLTFAVVLALTSAAAAPALLLPAAGVAD, from the coding sequence ATGAGCGCGGTCAGCGGAACAGAGGGCAGGCCCGCCGGGGGAGCCGGGGGCGACACGGCTTCGCGCCGGGTGGACCCGGCCCTGGTCAAACTCGCCCTCATCCTGGTGCTCGGCGCCCTCGCGCCCCTGCTCGACAGCACCATCGTCAACGTCGCGCTGCGCACCCTGGGCCGCGACCTCGGCGCGTCCGTCGCCACCATCCAGTGGGTCGGCACCGGCTACCTCCTCGCCGTCGCCTCCGCGATCCCCGCCGCCGGCTGGACCGCCGAACGGTTCGGCGCCAAACGGATGTGGCTGGTCTCCCTGCTGCTCTTCCTCACCGGTTCCGTGCTGTGCGGCGCCGCCTGGAACGTCGGCTCGCTCGTCGTCTTCCGGGTGATCCAGGGCATCGGCGGCGGCCTGATGCTGCCGATCCTGCAGACCCTCCTGCTGCGCGCCGCCGCCGGCCGCCCGCTCGGCCGGCTGATGGCCGTCATCACGCTGCCCGCGCTGGCCGGGCCGATCCTCGGGCCGGTCGCCGGCGGCCTCATCGTGGGCCACCTCGACTGGCGCTGGATCTTCTACGTCAACCCGCCGATCTGCCTCGCCGCGCTCCACCTCGCCTGGCGCCACCTGCCCGCCGACACCCCCACCCGCGTCCAACGGCTCGACGTCACCGGCCTGTTGCTGCTCTCACCGGGGCTGGCCGCCCTCGTCTACGCCCTCGCCACCGCGGGCACCGGCGCCGCCGCCCGCACCCGGGTGCTGCTGCCGCTCGCCCTCGGCGCCCTCCTGCTGTGTGCCTTCACCCTCCGCGCGCTGCGCGTCCGCGGCCCCCTCCTCGACCTGCGCCTGTTCCGCTCGCGCGGCTTCGCCGCGTCCTCCGCGCTGCTGTTCCTCTCCGGGTTCGCGCTCTTCGGCTCGATGCTGCTGCTCCCGCTCTACTACCAGCAGGTGCGGGGCGCGTCCGTCGTCGCCGCCGGGCTGCTGCTCGTGCCGCAGGGCGTCGGCAGCCTGCTGGCCCGCCCCGCGGGCGGACTCGCCGACCGGATCGGGCCGCGTCCGGTCGTACTGGCGGGGTTCGCGCTCACCGCCCTCGGCACGCTGCCCTTCGCCTTCGCCGCCCGGCACCCCCCGGGGCTCCTGCTCGCCGCCGCCCTCGTCGTGCGCGGGTTCGGGCTCAGCGCGGCCAACATCGCCATCATGCTGGGTGCCTACCGGGGGCTCGGCCGTGCGGACATCCCCCATGCCGGCGTCATCACCCGCATCGCCCAGCAGCTCGGGGGGTCCTTCGGGGCCGCCCTGCTCGCCGTCCTCCTCCAGAGCGCGCTGCGCCACCATGGAACCGGTTCGGCGTACGGCCTCACCTTCGCCGTGGTGCTCGCGCTGACGTCGGCCGCGGCCGCCCCGGCCCTCCTCCTGCCGGCTGCCGGCGTGGCCGATTGA